The DNA region GCGCAACGCGTCGAGCATGTAGGCTGAATGCTCAGGATTGTTCATGACCTGGCTCTCGGTGATCTCGAGCTTGAGGTGCTGCGCCAGCTTTCGGTCCTGATTAACGAGGCTGCGCATGTCGTTGAGCAGCGTTTCGGTGGCCAATTGGCTGGGCGAGAGATTGACCGAAATAAAGAAATCCTCGGGCAAGCCGATCGAGGTCATCCAGTCCTTGGCCTGCGTGGCCGATTGTTCGAACGCCAAGCGGCCAAGCTTCTCGATGAGTCCGGAGCGCTCCGCCAAGGGTACGAATTCGTCGGGATTGACTACGCCGCGCGTTGGATGGGTCCAGCGCATCAGCGCCTCGGCACCCACCATCTGCCCCGAGACAATGTCCATTACCGGCTGGAACTGCACATGCAGTTCGCCCTGCTTCATGCCGCGTTCCAGATCGGCTTCGCTAGCACGGTTGTAGGCTGAAATGGAGCGTGCTGACGCGCGATAGGCCTCGATGCGGTCTCCGCCCAAACGCTTGGCGTAGTACATGGCGAGTTCCGCATCGCGCAGCACATCGGGTGCATCTGCCGGGTTCCCGTCATAGATGGTGACGCCGATGGAGCAGGATAGCGTCAGATCGCGGTCCCCGAAGTTGAAAGGTGCCTTGAGCGCCTTGCGGATCTGCTCGGCCGTCTCCGCAATCTTGCCCGCCGCCTGCTCGGACGCGAGGATCACCGCGAACTGATCGGCGGTGATGCGCGCCACCGTATCGAGCGGTCGCATGATCCGGCCAATGCGCCGGGCAATGGCGAGCAGCACCGAGTCCGCCGCCGAGTGACCGATGCGCTCTTCCAACTCCATGAATCGATCGATGTCGATCATGAACACCGCAGGCTTGATCCCACCTGGCGTGCGCGAACGCACCAGCGCCCGCTCCAGCCTGTCGAGGAACAATTGCCGGTTGGGGAGCCCGGTGAGGCTATCGTGCACGGCATCATGCAAGAGCCGTTCGCGGGCCGCCCGATCTTCGGTCACGTCCTGTAAGGTGCCGACGATCCGGTTCACCTGGCCGTCGCCACCGAGCACCGGCTTCACCCGCATGCGGAAACAGCGATAGCTGCCATCCTGGCCAGCAATGCGCAGGTCGGACGAGACCTTGCCGCGCCGTAGTTCGACCAACGTGTCGAACGCCGTGCGGAAACGATCGCGATCATCGGGGTGCACTCGGTCCAGCCACCGCTTGATTGCACCCCGCAGAGCGCCGCGCTTCTCGCCCAAACGGGTCGCGAGTTCCTCGCTGACGGTGACCCGGTCGCGCTCGATATTCCAGTCGAAGACAAAATCCCCCGAGCCGGTCAGCGCTAGCGCACGCCGCTCCACCTCCGAGAGTGTGCCAATGGTGACCTGCCCTTCGGAAAAGGCGTGCTGCACGGCCGTGAAGCCCAAGAGCATCACAATAAGCACCAGGCCACCGCCGACGGCTGGTTGCGCGACATCGTTGCTGACTTGCCCGGAGACCACCAGCCAGGCGTAGAACAGCCAGGCGATAAAGATGATCCAGGTGGGCACCAACAGAACCGCTCGATCATAGCCACGCAGGGCGAGCAGGATGATGAGGAAGAACCCAGAAAGCCCCAGTAGCACCAGCACCAGCCGGGCAATCGTGGCCGCAATGGCGGGCTGGAAGAAAGCGAACGCAAAGAGCGCAAGAAACAGCGCTGCCAGGCCAAGCGCCAGATGAATGAAGCGCAGATGCCAGCGGTGAAGATTGAGATAGATGAAGAGGAAACCCGCTAGGGTGGTCGCGATACCGGCCTCGGCCGCCGCCCGCAGCGGCTGGACGCCGCCGGCAGGCAAGCCGAGTAGCCGCCCCAGCACGCCGAAATCGATCAGGAGATAGATCAGCACCGCCCAGGCAAAGGCCGCCGTCGCCGGGAACACCCCCCTACCCTTCACCACGAACATGATGGTGAGGAAGACCGCGGCGAGGGAGGCGACGCCCAGAACCACTCCCCGGAACAGGGTGAAGGAGTTGACGTAGTCGCGATAGGCGTTTGGCTGCCAGAGGTAGAGTTCTGGCAATTGCCCGGAAGCCAGCTCAGCCACGAAGGTCACGGTGGACCCGGGGTCCAGCGTCACCTCGAAGACGTCGGCTTCGCTATCGGTCAGCCGCACCGGGCGGATGCCGGCGCTCGGCGTCAAGGCTTCTATTCGATCGTCGCCTAAATCGGGCTGGATGATGCCGGAGGCTGGAAGGCGAAAAAAGGGCGCCACCAGCAGTCGCTCGATCTGCTGGTCGCTGTCATTGCGCAGCGCGAACAACGCAAAAGCGGGGTTGGTACCGGGTTCGGTCGCCAGCACTTCGATGCGCCGGATGATGCCGTCGTCCCCTGGCGCCGTCGACAACTGAACCCGGCCCTCGCGCCCGGGCTGCACTTCGATGACGTCGGAGAGGTTAACGGCATTGACGTCCTCGGGGACGGCAATGACCTCGAACGCCATGGCAGGAACCAGCAGGGCCAGCAGGCAAGCGAGACAGAGCGCAAGGGCATGAAGGTGACGCATCAGGGGCGACTATATCCTGCGGTAGGCTTCATTGTGGCAGAGGTTCGGCAGCCACTCCGGCAACCGGCGCTCCTGATCGCTTTGTCTGGCGGGAGCGCATCTTGGTAGCGACGTTCGCTGCGAGCCACAAGCGCGAGCGGCTGTTGCTCAACTGCCACAAACTAGCGCAGACCTCGAGAATAGCGGGACGCTTCATAGCGTTCCTTGTGCAGGCCAAAGAGCACGTGGTCTTCCCAGCGCCCGTTGATCTGCAGGTATTTCTCCGCAAACCCTTCCTCCACGAAGCCGTTCTTTTCTAGCACCCGGCGCGATGCGTCATTGCCCGGCAGGAAGGCGGCATGGATGCGGTGCAGATCCAGCGTGTCAAAGACAAAGGGCAAGCAAATCGCTACCGCTTCGCTCATCAGCCCGCGCCCGGCATATTGCTGACCCATCCAATAGCCGAGTGTCACGAATTGCGCCGCTCGCCGCCGGATGTTTGAGAGCGTGATGCCTCCCACCAGGATTTCGCTCCGCCCCTCCTCGACAAAGATGAAGAAGGAATAGTCAGTGCCCTGCTCGGCCTCCTCGCGCGCCCGCCGAACGCGGGAAACGTAGATTCGACGTCCCAGATCGGCTTCGGTCCAGCGCGGCTCGAACGGACGGAGGAAGTCCCGACTTGAGCGTCGCAGGGTGAACCAGGCTTCGTAATCGTCCATCTGCGGCAGCCGCAGCACTACATTGGGCCCGCGCAGGTTGACCAGAGACGCCGGAGATGACCAAGGCCAGAGCATCAGCACTGGATCAGCGGCGCAAATGCGCGCTGATAGCGTCCACGTCGGCTAGTCGGTTCACCGGACCAATACCGGCGACGGTGGGAACTCCGCTCGAGAAGATCTGCTCGGCGACTTCCTTGACCCGATCGGCCGTGATGCGATTGATACGCTCGACCGTCTCCTGCATCGGGATGGGACGTCCCCAAAGGATCTGCTGGCGGGCCAGTTGACCAGCGCGCGCAGAGGGGCTTTCCAGCGACATCAGGAGACCCGCACGGATCTGGTTGCGGACGCGGATGACTTCCTCTTCCAAGATGCTCTCGGTGGTGCGCTTGAGTTCATCGAGCACAACGGGCACGAGGTCGTCCACCTCGTCCTCGCCAGTAGCCGCGGCAACACCGAAGACGCCACTATCGGCGAAGGCCCAGTGGAAGGAATAAACGGAGTAGCAGAGGCCCCGCTTCTCGCGCACTTCCTGGAACAGCCGTGAGCTCATGCCCCCGCCCAGAATGGAAGCAAGCACCTGCGCGGCATAAAAACCATCGGAGTTGTAGGCCCGACCCTCAAAACCGATCACGATATGCGCCTGCTCGTGATCGGAAATCAGCCGCTCTTCGCCGCCCTTGTATTCGGCCCGCTGTGGTGCTGGCGCACCATTGGGCTTGAGATCGGAGAAACGCTGGCGCGCCACCTGAACGAGATCCTCGTGGTCGACATTTCCTGCGGCGGCAATCACCATGTGGTCGCCCACATAGTTGCGGCTCATATATTTCCGGATCATGTCCGGATTAAACTCGCGCACGGAGTCAGTGGTGCCCAGAATTGTCCGACCGATGGGCTGGGTTGGAAATGCGGCTTGCTGGAACAGGTCAAAAACGTGGTCGTCGGGGTTGTCGCGAGCGGCCCCGATCTCCTGGACGATCACCTGTTTTTCGCGCGTCAACTCCTCCTCTTCGAACAAGGAGTTCTGAAGAATGTCGGAAAGGATGTCGGCTGCGAGCACCACGTCATCCTTGAGGACGCGGGCGAAGTATCCGGTGTGTTCGATGGAGGTAGCTGCGTTGAGATCGCCACCCACGTTCTCGATGGCTTCTGCAATCTGGAGGGCGTTGCGCGAACCGGTCCCCTTGAAGGCCATATGCTCTAGGAGATGGGAGATGCCGTGCTCGGCCTTGCGCTCGGAGCGCGCGCCCGCTTTGACCCAAACCCCCAGCGAGGCGCTTTCGAGGTGCGGCATGTCGTCGGTGAGCACCACCATGCCGTTGTCCAGTGTCGTCGATTGTACGCTCACTACTCGTCCTCCTGACGCTGCCGAATGCACGGCCGCATCTCTCCGCTATGCCGCACGCGTCCGCGCGCTGATAAATTCTTCGACCGCTTGCTGGTCATTGGCAAGCACCGTGAGCCGCTCCTCGCGGCCATGCAGATCCGCCAGCCAGTCCGGAAGCGCCGCGTCAAGCCCCGAGGCTGCCTTGACCGCGTCTGGGAACTTGGCGGGGTGCGCGGTCGCCAGAGTGATCATTGGCGTGGTGGACCGCTCCTGCATCCGGGCAACATGCACACCAACGGCCGTATGTGGGTCGAGCAAATAGCCGGCACCGCGATAGGTGCTGGTCACAGCGGCGGCCGTTTCGGTCTCGTCCGCGCGCCCAGCCCGGAAGTCAGCTCGGATCTTCTCGAGCGCATCTGTCGGCATGCTGAACCCGCGAGACTGCTTGAGGCTGTCCATCATGCGTAGCACCGCTTCGGCATCCCGCCCGGTGCTCTCGAAGAGCAGCCGCTCGAAATTGGACGAGATCTGGATGTCCATGGATGGGCTGATCGTTGCTTCGACACCCTCCATTTCATAGCGACCCGTCTTGAGCGTTCTGAACAGGATGTCGTTGGAGTTGGTGGCGATGACCAAGCGCTCGATGGGCAGACCCATGGCCTTGGCGCAATAGCCAGCGAAGATGTCGCCGAAATTGCCGGTCGGCACCGTGAAGCTGACCTTGCGGTGTGGCGCTCCCAGGGAGACCGCGGCGGTGAAGTAATAGACGATCTGCGCAACGATGCGGCCCCAGTTGATCGAGTTCACCCCGGAAAGGCGCACCCGGTCGCGGAACTTGGCGTTGTTGAACATCGCTTTCACAATGTCCTGGCAATCGTCGAACGTGCCCTCGAGCGCGAGGTTATGCACGTTGGCGTCCAACACCGTCGTCATCTGGAGGCGCTGCACCGGCGACGTGCGGCCACGGGGGTGGAGAATGAAGATGTCGGTGGTTTCGCGCCCGCGAAACGCTTCGATCGCAGCAGATCCCGTATCACCCGAGGTGGCTCCCACGATCGTGGCCTTGAGCCCGCGCTCGGCCAGGATATGGTCCATGACCCGGCTCAGGAACTGCATGGCGACGTCCTTGAACGCCAGCGTTGGTCCATGGAAAAGCTCAAGCAGGAAGTGGTTGGGCTCGAGTTCGACCAGCGGCGCTACCGATGGGTGCCGGAAGACGCTATAGGCGCCATTGATGATTTCACGCAGTTTGGCAGGCGGAATCTCATCGCCGGTGAAGCGGCCAATGATATCATAGGCCACGTCTGCGTAGGATGCGCCGGCAAAGCCGGAGATCTCCTCCGGTATAACCCGTGGCCATTGGGCGGGAACATAAAGGCCACCGTCGGCGGCTAAGCCTGCCAGGACTGCGTCAGAGAAGCCGAGCGCCGGCGCCTGGCCGCGCGTGGATACAAACTGCATCGAGGGGAAGTGCCCTTTCAGAATTGCTGCAACCTAGAGAATGCGGCTTTGCGCCGCAAGTTCTCCGGCATGACCTCACTGTCCAATGCGGCGCTGCCGCCACAACCAAAAGCCCAGCATCACCACGGCGACGACGGCAAAGCCGTACCAGGTCAGCGCATAGCCAAGGTGATTATTAGGGAACTCAACAACGGTTTCGCCGCCTTGCGGCAACTCACCGGGTGCGCCTGCCGGTAGATCGACATAGAAGGGCGCAAAGGGGGCGAGCGCCGGGTCGGTCAACTCGGCGAGCCGCTCGGGATCGCGGACCCACTCGACACGGTCGGAGGTGTTCGGCGCCGGCGTGAGCATGTTGGCGGCTTCAGCCGAACGCAACAGCCCGGTGACACTGACCGTCCCCACCTCCCCCTCGGGATCGCTGACTGCAGCTGGCTGGAACTCCTGGGGAATAAAGCCGCGATTGACGAAGACCGTACCACCATCGGCGAGCGCAAAGGGTGTAACGACCCAGTACCCTGGACCCGAAGCGGGTCCCCGCGCATTAGCCAGGCTGGTGAACACCGTCACCGTCTGGTTGTATCGAAACGCGCCGGTCAGCGTCACCGGCTGAAAGTTTAGCGCCTCGGTATCAAGGCTGGCCCATTCCTCGGCCGGCGGAACCGCGATCGGGTCGGCGTTCAGCCGGGTGTCCACCGCGGCGATGAGCGCCTCCTTCTCGGCAAGGCGATCCATTTGCCAGCTACCCAGCCAAAAGCAGACAACGGCAAGCGCCAACATCAGCACCACAAAGATCCAGGTGCTTACCTTGCGCAGTCCCGAGCGCTTGCTCATCGATATGGTTCCAGAGCGGTGCACGGCCTAACCGCACATGACCTGTGGGCGGTCTCTTGTGCGTTGAAGCTGCGGGAGGGGAGACTGGATGCGCGCGGGATCATTTTGGCCTTGAATGCAAGTGGGGCGCAGCTTGCGGCTGCGCCCCAGATCGAGAAGGTGACGGGCTTCTAGTGATGCAACGCTACCCCCCAGCTGCCCCAGATATAGACCGAGGCAAACAGGAAGAGCCACACCACGTCCACGAAGTGCCAGTACCACGCCGCGAACTCGAAACCGAGATGGCGTTCCGGAGTGAAGTCCCCCCGCTCGGCGCGGATCAGGCAGACAGCCAGGAAGATAGTGCCCACGAAAACGTGGAAGCCGTGGAAGCCCGTCGCCATGAAGAAGGTGGCGCCATAGAGATTGCCGGAGAACGAGAAGCCGGCTTCGGTATATTCCAATATCTGCACGAAGGAGAACAGCACACCCAGCGCAATGGTCAGCACCAGGCCCCACCGCAGCCCGTTGCGATCATTTTCGAGCAGCGCATGGTGCGCCCAGGTCACCGTGGTGCCCGACGTCAGCAGGATCAGCGTATTGAAGAGCGGCAGATGGAAGGGGTCGAAGAGCTCGATGCCGGCTGGCGGCCAGGCGCCACCGGTGAAAGCAACGCGAGCATATTGCTCGAGATCGTCGCCGCGGAAGAAGCCGTCGAAATAGGCCCAGAACCACGCGACAAAGAACATCACCTCGGAGATGATGAACAGGATCATGCCGTAGCGGTGATGCATCTGCACGACTGGCGTATGGTCGCCGGCATTGGCTTCCTTCACTACGTCGCTCCACCAAGCGTACATGCAGTAGAGCACGCCCACGAGACCAATGAAGAACGGGAACGGCGTCCAGTCGCGCATCCAGAAGATGGCGCCGACTGCCATCACCAGGAGTGCTATCGAGATGAAGAACGGCCACGGACTGGGCTCAACCAAATGGTAGTCGTGGTTCTTGGCTACTCCGGCCATGGTTCAGCTTTCCCCGTTGTCTGAAGCGTAGAAGGTATAAGAGAGCGTGATCTCTTTGATGGTATTGAGCTCGCGGTTTTGGTCGAGCTCGGGATCAACAAAAAACACGATCGGCATCTCGACGGTTTCGCCGGGCTGCAGTGTCTGCTCGGTGAAACAGAAACACTCGATCTTGTTGAAATAGACGCCGGCATTCTCGGGCGAAACGTTGAAGATCGCTTGTCCCGTGATCGGCTTGTCCGAATAGTTTGTGGCGATATAGTTCACCGTATCCACCGCACCGATATTATCGGTTATCGCTGCGGCGGGCTTTACGGTCCAGGGCAGATCATTGGCGACGGTGGCATCGAAGCGGACCTTCATCTCGCGCGCGATAACGCCCTTGGGGCTTTCGGTCGCGACCTGCGTGGTTCCGCCGAAACCCGTCACCTGGCAGAAAAGCTGATAGAGCGGCACGGAGGCAAAGGCGAGCCCCACCATGGCCAGCGCAAAAAGGCCGAAGCTGGCGCCTACCCGGCGGTTGCGGCGACCCTGCTGGTCGGCAATGGTGTGGAGAATGTCCGCCATCAGAGCGCCCGGTCGAACAAAGCCGGCCCCATCTTGGCGATGGTCAGCGCATAAAATGTCAGGGCAAAGAGAGCCAGTGCGATGGCCAAGGCGATGGAACGCCGGCGGCGGACCTTGGCACGTGCCGCCGCCACTTCGGGGCTCTCTGGTTCTACCTTGCGAATCTCGTCGGGTGCACTCATGCGGTGAAGCCCCCGAACTGACCCAACAGATTGTCGGCAAGGAGGGCGAAAAACAGCACGAACAGATAGCTCAGCGAATAGTTGAAGAGCGCCCGGGCGCTTTTGCGCATCGCGATGCTCTCATGGGTCCCGTATAGCCGCCAGGCAAAGAACAGGAATGCTCCGCCCGTACCCACCGCGGCCAGGGTATAAATCACGCCGGCAAAGCCGAGCACCGTGGGCAGCAGGCCAGCGGCAGCCAGCAGCACCGAGTACACGAGGATCTGCAGCTTGGTGGAGGCTTCCCCCACCACATTGGGCATCATGGGGATCCCAGCTGCGCCATAGTCGCTCTGCTTATAAAGCGCGAGCGCCCAGAAGTGCGGTGGCGTCCACAGGAAGATGATGAGAAAGAGCGCGATGCTTTCGAGCGTGATGCTGCCGGTGACCGCGGCCCAGCCGACCACGGGTGGAAAGGCACCCGCAGCCCCGCCGATCACGATATTCTGGGGCGTCGAGCGCTTGAGCCACATGGTATACACGACGGCATAGAAAAAGATGGTGAAGGCGAGCAGGCCACCCGCCACCCAATTGGTGGCTAGTCCCAGCAGCAGCACCGAAAACACCGACAGCACAACGCCGAACACCAGTGCTTCTTCTGGGGTAACGCGTCCCGAAGGTATGGGGCGGTTAACCGTACGGCTCATGATGGCGTCGATGTCAGCATCGTACCACATGTTGAGCGCACCCGATGCGCCGGCACCAATGGCGATGCAGCAGATGGCGATGATGGCAATCACTGGATTGATGGTGGCAGGCGCCACCACCAAGCCTACGATGGCTGTGAACACGACCAGTTGCATGACGCGTGGCTTCAGCAGCGCGAGGTAGTCCTCCACGCGCGCTTCGCCCGTCATCGCGGACATGTTCCGGCTGTCGTCGATAATAGCCAATAGCCTGCCTTCTCGTTTATTCCCAAACCGCGCGAACGCGGTCCGGGATCATGCAGTTGCGCTTTAGTGCGCGTTGCTCGCGTCGATCTTGGGGAGCGTGGTGAACTGGTGGAACGGCGGCGGCGAGGACAGGGTCCATTCCAGCGTCGTAGCCCCAGGACCCCACGGGTTGTCTCCAGCCGGGCGCTTCTTACGGGCCGCTTCCCACATGGCGTAGAAGAAGATCAGCATCGCCGCGAAGGTGATGTAGTAGCCGATTGAGGAGACACGGTTCCACAGGGCGAACGCATCGGGATAGTCGACATAGCGGCGCGGCATGCCGGCCAGGCCCAGGAAGTGCTGCGGGAAGAACACCAGGTTGACGCCGATAAACATGACCCAGAAGTGCGCCTTGGCCAGGAACTCGTTGTACATCCAGCCGAACATCTTGGGGTACCAGTAGTACCAGCCGGCAAAGATCGAGAACACGGCGCCCAGCGATAGCACGTAGTGGAAGTGCGCGACGACATAGTAGGTGTCATGGAGGGCCCGGTCAGCCGCCGCATTGGCCAGCACCACGCCCGTCACACCGCCAACGGTAAACAGGAAGATGAAGCCGATAGCCCAGAGCATGGGCGTGCGGAAGGTGATCGAGCCACCCCACATGGTGGCGATCCACGAGAAGATCTTCACACCCGTGGGCACCGCGATGACCATGGTGGCCGCCACGAAGTAGCGCTGCACGTCGAGGCTGAGGCCGGTCGTATACATGTGGTGCGCCCACACAACGAACCCAACGAAGCCAATGGCCACCATGGCATAGGCCATGGCCATGTAGCCAAAGACGGGCTTGCGGCTGAAGGTCGCCACGATGTGGCTGATGATGCCGAAGCCCGGCAAAATCATGATGTACACTTCGGGGTGCCCGAAGAACCAGAACAGGTGCTGGAACAGGACCGGGTCACCACCCCCTTCAGGCGCAAAGAAGGCCGTGCCGAAATTGCGATCGGTGAGCAACATGGTGATGGCACCCGCCAGCACGGGCAGAGCCAGCAGGAGCAGGAAGGCCGTCACGAGGATCGACCAGGCAAAAAGCGGCATCTTGTGCAGCGTCATGCCGGGTGCGCGCATGTTGAAGATGGTGGTGATCAGGTTGATCGCACCGAGAATAGAGCTAATGCCGGACACGTGCAGCGCCAGAATGGCGAAGTCCATCGCCGGACCGGGATGACCAGCCGTCGAAAGCGGCGGATAAACCGTCCAGCCGCCACCAAAACCGAGGGCGCCAGGGCCGGTTCCTTCAAAGAACAGGCTCATCAGCAGGAGGATGAAGGCAGGCGGCAACAGCCAGAACGCCACATTGTTGATGCGCGGGAAAGCCGTGTCCGGTGCGCCGATCATCAGAGGCGCGAAGTAGTTGCCGAAACCGCCGAAGGTGGCGGGCATCACCACGAAGAACACCATGATCAGGGCGTGCGCGGTGGTGAACACATTGTACATGTGCTTGCCCGCATCGAGGGCTTCACCGCCCTCCATGCCATAGACCATCGCGGCCAAGCCGTGGAAAATCTGGATGCCCGGCTCCTGCAGCTCCATGCGCATCACGCCGGACAAGAGCCCGCCGATGACGCCGGCGAAGATCGCAAAGATCAGGTACATCACACCAATATCTTTGTGATTGGTGGAGAACAGCCAGCGGCTCCAGCCCGTGGGCTCGTGCGCGTGCCCGTGGTCGGTATGTCCGGTTGCTTGGGCTTCGAGGTGTGCAGTGTCAGCCATTATCGAGTTCCTCTGACCCTATTCTTATTGCAGTGCGGCGAGCGTGGCGACGCCGGCGGCATAGTCACCACCTTCGAAGGCTGCCATGAACGCTGCATATTCTTCGCGCGTCACCACGCGGATGGCGATGGGCATGAAAGCATGATCCTTGCCGCACAGCTCCGAGCACTGACCGTAGTAGAGGCCAGTCTCGCGCACATGGAACCAGGTTTCGTTCAGCCGCCCGGGCACAGCGTCGATTTTAACGCCGAAAGCAGGCACCGCGAAAGCGTGAATGACGCCCAGCGGGTCGGCGGTCACCTGCAGACGCACGGTGGTATCAACCGGCACTACCAGTTCATTGTCGACGGCCAGCAGGCGCGGCTGCAGCGGCTTCAGCGCTTCGCGCGCATCTTCCTGCAGCATGATCTGGGTGATGCCGAGACCTTGGTCGACATATTCGTAGTCCCAATACCACTGCTGCCCGGTGGCTTTGATGGTGAGCTCGGGTGCCGGCACCTCGACCTCGCCGAACGAGAAGATGTTTTCGCCCAGATACTTGCGCTCGCCATCGGGCGTCGTCAGCTGGTCGGATAGTACGCCGAAGGAGGGGATGGCGATGACGATCAGCACCACGATCGGCAGCACCGTCCACAGCACTTCCACCATGGTATTGTGCGTGAACGCAGCCGGAACCGGGTTGGCCTTGGCATTGAAGCGGATGATTACCCAAACCAGCAGCGCCAGCACCAGCAGCACGATCAGCGAGATCGTCCACATCAAAATTCCGTCGTGGAATGCCACGATGGAGTCCATGATGGGGGTAACGGAGCGCTGCAGGTGATACTGCCCGTGCTCGGCATAACCGCCGACATTGTCGACCACATTGCCGTCCTTGGTATCCGCCACCAAGTCCTGCGCAGCAGCAAGGCCCGGCGCCAGCACTGTA from Devosia sp. RR2S18 includes:
- a CDS encoding putative bifunctional diguanylate cyclase/phosphodiesterase, translated to MRHLHALALCLACLLALLVPAMAFEVIAVPEDVNAVNLSDVIEVQPGREGRVQLSTAPGDDGIIRRIEVLATEPGTNPAFALFALRNDSDQQIERLLVAPFFRLPASGIIQPDLGDDRIEALTPSAGIRPVRLTDSEADVFEVTLDPGSTVTFVAELASGQLPELYLWQPNAYRDYVNSFTLFRGVVLGVASLAAVFLTIMFVVKGRGVFPATAAFAWAVLIYLLIDFGVLGRLLGLPAGGVQPLRAAAEAGIATTLAGFLFIYLNLHRWHLRFIHLALGLAALFLALFAFAFFQPAIAATIARLVLVLLGLSGFFLIILLALRGYDRAVLLVPTWIIFIAWLFYAWLVVSGQVSNDVAQPAVGGGLVLIVMLLGFTAVQHAFSEGQVTIGTLSEVERRALALTGSGDFVFDWNIERDRVTVSEELATRLGEKRGALRGAIKRWLDRVHPDDRDRFRTAFDTLVELRRGKVSSDLRIAGQDGSYRCFRMRVKPVLGGDGQVNRIVGTLQDVTEDRAARERLLHDAVHDSLTGLPNRQLFLDRLERALVRSRTPGGIKPAVFMIDIDRFMELEERIGHSAADSVLLAIARRIGRIMRPLDTVARITADQFAVILASEQAAGKIAETAEQIRKALKAPFNFGDRDLTLSCSIGVTIYDGNPADAPDVLRDAELAMYYAKRLGGDRIEAYRASARSISAYNRASEADLERGMKQGELHVQFQPVMDIVSGQMVGAEALMRWTHPTRGVVNPDEFVPLAERSGLIEKLGRLAFEQSATQAKDWMTSIGLPEDFFISVNLSPSQLATETLLNDMRSLVNQDRKLAQHLKLEITESQVMNNPEHSAYMLDALRSLGLGLALDDFGTGHSSLSYLHRFPFDTIKIAAPFVKLGADTGIAHTQAPIIRAVVGLASDLDLMVIAEGVETLDEIERLRQLNCRYGQGFAFGAAMTGAEFGRKLSAQLAR
- a CDS encoding GNAT family N-acetyltransferase, with the translated sequence MLWPWSSPASLVNLRGPNVVLRLPQMDDYEAWFTLRRSSRDFLRPFEPRWTEADLGRRIYVSRVRRAREEAEQGTDYSFFIFVEEGRSEILVGGITLSNIRRRAAQFVTLGYWMGQQYAGRGLMSEAVAICLPFVFDTLDLHRIHAAFLPGNDASRRVLEKNGFVEEGFAEKYLQINGRWEDHVLFGLHKERYEASRYSRGLR
- a CDS encoding M16 family metallopeptidase, producing MSVQSTTLDNGMVVLTDDMPHLESASLGVWVKAGARSERKAEHGISHLLEHMAFKGTGSRNALQIAEAIENVGGDLNAATSIEHTGYFARVLKDDVVLAADILSDILQNSLFEEEELTREKQVIVQEIGAARDNPDDHVFDLFQQAAFPTQPIGRTILGTTDSVREFNPDMIRKYMSRNYVGDHMVIAAAGNVDHEDLVQVARQRFSDLKPNGAPAPQRAEYKGGEERLISDHEQAHIVIGFEGRAYNSDGFYAAQVLASILGGGMSSRLFQEVREKRGLCYSVYSFHWAFADSGVFGVAAATGEDEVDDLVPVVLDELKRTTESILEEEVIRVRNQIRAGLLMSLESPSARAGQLARQQILWGRPIPMQETVERINRITADRVKEVAEQIFSSGVPTVAGIGPVNRLADVDAISAHLRR
- the thrC gene encoding threonine synthase, which produces MQFVSTRGQAPALGFSDAVLAGLAADGGLYVPAQWPRVIPEEISGFAGASYADVAYDIIGRFTGDEIPPAKLREIINGAYSVFRHPSVAPLVELEPNHFLLELFHGPTLAFKDVAMQFLSRVMDHILAERGLKATIVGATSGDTGSAAIEAFRGRETTDIFILHPRGRTSPVQRLQMTTVLDANVHNLALEGTFDDCQDIVKAMFNNAKFRDRVRLSGVNSINWGRIVAQIVYYFTAAVSLGAPHRKVSFTVPTGNFGDIFAGYCAKAMGLPIERLVIATNSNDILFRTLKTGRYEMEGVEATISPSMDIQISSNFERLLFESTGRDAEAVLRMMDSLKQSRGFSMPTDALEKIRADFRAGRADETETAAAVTSTYRGAGYLLDPHTAVGVHVARMQERSTTPMITLATAHPAKFPDAVKAASGLDAALPDWLADLHGREERLTVLANDQQAVEEFISARTRAA
- a CDS encoding SURF1 family protein, whose amino-acid sequence is MSKRSGLRKVSTWIFVVLMLALAVVCFWLGSWQMDRLAEKEALIAAVDTRLNADPIAVPPAEEWASLDTEALNFQPVTLTGAFRYNQTVTVFTSLANARGPASGPGYWVVTPFALADGGTVFVNRGFIPQEFQPAAVSDPEGEVGTVSVTGLLRSAEAANMLTPAPNTSDRVEWVRDPERLAELTDPALAPFAPFYVDLPAGAPGELPQGGETVVEFPNNHLGYALTWYGFAVVAVVMLGFWLWRQRRIGQ
- a CDS encoding cytochrome c oxidase subunit 3, encoding MAGVAKNHDYHLVEPSPWPFFISIALLVMAVGAIFWMRDWTPFPFFIGLVGVLYCMYAWWSDVVKEANAGDHTPVVQMHHRYGMILFIISEVMFFVAWFWAYFDGFFRGDDLEQYARVAFTGGAWPPAGIELFDPFHLPLFNTLILLTSGTTVTWAHHALLENDRNGLRWGLVLTIALGVLFSFVQILEYTEAGFSFSGNLYGATFFMATGFHGFHVFVGTIFLAVCLIRAERGDFTPERHLGFEFAAWYWHFVDVVWLFLFASVYIWGSWGVALHH
- a CDS encoding cytochrome c oxidase assembly protein, producing the protein MADILHTIADQQGRRNRRVGASFGLFALAMVGLAFASVPLYQLFCQVTGFGGTTQVATESPKGVIAREMKVRFDATVANDLPWTVKPAAAITDNIGAVDTVNYIATNYSDKPITGQAIFNVSPENAGVYFNKIECFCFTEQTLQPGETVEMPIVFFVDPELDQNRELNTIKEITLSYTFYASDNGES
- a CDS encoding heme o synthase; protein product: MAIIDDSRNMSAMTGEARVEDYLALLKPRVMQLVVFTAIVGLVVAPATINPVIAIIAICCIAIGAGASGALNMWYDADIDAIMSRTVNRPIPSGRVTPEEALVFGVVLSVFSVLLLGLATNWVAGGLLAFTIFFYAVVYTMWLKRSTPQNIVIGGAAGAFPPVVGWAAVTGSITLESIALFLIIFLWTPPHFWALALYKQSDYGAAGIPMMPNVVGEASTKLQILVYSVLLAAAGLLPTVLGFAGVIYTLAAVGTGGAFLFFAWRLYGTHESIAMRKSARALFNYSLSYLFVLFFALLADNLLGQFGGFTA